The Amycolatopsis solani genome segment CCTCGGCACCGAAGCGATCCGCGAACTGCTCGACCCGGAAGCCGTGCGCGAGGTGGAACGGTCGCTGCAGCGGCTCGAACCCGACCGGCACGCGCGGTCGGCCGAGGACGCCGCGGACCTGTTGCGGTTCCTCGGCGACCTGACCGTCGAGGAGGCCGCCGAACGCGGGATCCAGGCGGAGTGGCTCACCGAACTGGAAGCGGCGCGGCGGGCGATCCGGGTGCGGATCGGCGGCGAGGAACGGTTCCTGGCGATCGAGGACTCGGGCAAGGTGCGGGACGCGCTGGGCACGGCGCTGCCGGTCGGCGTGCCCGAGGCGTTCACCGAACCGGTCGCGGACCCGCTCGGCGACCTGCTGTCGCGCTACGCCCGCAGCCGCGGGCCGTTCGCCGCGGCGGACGCGGCGAAGCGGTTCGGGCTGGGCCTGGCCGTCGTCACCGGCGTCCTCGACCGGATGACCGGGGAAGGCCGCCTGGTGCGCGGCGAGCTGAGCCCGGTCGGCCATCCCGATACCCACGGGGTCGGGATCGAGTACTGCGATTCGGCGGTCCTGCGCCGGCTGCGGCGGGCTTCGCTGGCGAAGCTGCGGGCGGAGGTCGAGCCGGTCGAACCGGCGGCGCTGGGCCGGTTCCTGCCCGCGTGGCACGGGTTCGGCGGCCGCGTCCGGGCGGCGCCGACGGCGGACGACGTGCTGTCGGTGGTCGAGCAGCTCGCCGGGGCGCCGTTGCCGGCGAGCGCGGTGGAGTCGCTGATCCTGCCCGGCCGGCTGCCGGGTTACTCCCCCGCGCTGCTGGACGAGCTGACGACGGCGGGCGAGGTCACCTGGGCGGGCTGCGGCGCGCTGTCCGGCGGGGACGGCTGGATCGCCCTCGCTCCCACGGACGTCGCCGACCTGCTGCTGCCCGAGGTCGTCGAAGACATCCCGACCGGGCCGCTGCACGACGCGATCGTGTCCACTTTGGAGGGTGGCGCGCTGTTCTTCCGCCAGCTGGTGGACCGCGCGACCGTGCTGGTCGAGAAGGCACCGAGTGACGCCGAAGTCGTGGCGGCGCTGTGGGACCTGGTGTGGGCGGGGCTGGTCACGGGCGACACGCTGGGCCCGCTGCGGGCCCAGGTCGCCGGGCACGGCGCGCACAAACCCCGGCGCCAGGCGCCCCGCGGCCGGTACGCGCGGTTGCGGGCCGGGCGGCCGCAGATGCCGTCGCGGTCCGGGCCGCCGACCGTGGCGGGCCGGTGGGCGCTGACCCCGCCGCGCGAAACCGACGCGACCCGCCGGGCCCACGCCCGCACGGAGGCGTTCCTGGAGCGCCACGGCGTCCTGACCCGCGGCGCACTCGACACCGAACGCGTCACCGGCGGGTTCTCGGGGATCTACAAGGTCCTGCGCGGCATGGAGGACACGGGCCAGGTGATCCGCGGCTACGTCGTGGAGGGCCTCGGCGCGGCCCAGTTCGCGGCGAAGGGCGCGGTGGACCGCCTGCGCGCCGTGTCCGGCCCGGGCCGCCCGGCCCCCGGCCGCGCGGTGGTGCTGGCCGCGGCGGACCCGGCCCAGCCCTACGGCGCCGCCCTCCCCTGGCCGGCGGCGACGGGCGACACGAAACACCGTCCCGCCCGCAAGGCCGGAGCACTGGCGGTCCTGGTGGACGGGGTCCCGGCCCTGTACGTCGAGCGAGGAGGCCGCTCACTGCTGAGCTTCACGGAGGAACGAAAACCCTTGTCGGACGCGGCCCAGGCACTGTCGGCGGCGGTCCGCGAGGGCTGGCTGGGCCAGCTGTCCGTCCAGCGCGCGGACGGCGAGCAAGCCCTCACCTCGGAGCTGGCGGAAGTGCTGCGGGAAGCGGGTTTCCGGGCGACACCGTCGGGCCTGCGCCTACGAGCCTGAGGAGGGAAAGGATCGGCGCCCGGGTGGCGGTGCGCGAGGCACACCGCAGGCATCCGCGACCCCGCCGCGGGCTGCCCTAAGCTGCCAGTCCGACACCGCACGAAGGATGTTCTGCTCATGGCGATGCGCGAACTGCGCTATTTCGGCGACCCGATCCTCAAGTCCGTCTGCGATCCGGTCACCGTGTTCGACGAAAAGCTCGAAGCGCTCGTGCGGGACCTGGTCGACTCGGTCAAACCCGCCGGGCGGGCCGGGCTGGCCGCGCCGCAGATCGGCGTCGGGTTGCGGGTTTTCAGCTATGACGTCGCCGGCCTCACCGGGTACGTCGTCAACCCCGAGATCGTCGAGCTCTCCGAGGAGACGCACGAAATCGGCGAAGGCTGCCTTTCCGTGCCGGAGCTGTGGTTCCCCACCCGGCGCGCCAAGCACGCCAAGGTCCGGGGCGTCGACGTCCACAACGAGCCCATCGAGGTCGAAGGAGAAGACGTGCTCGCCCAGTGTCTCCAGCACGAAACCGATCACCTCGACGGCGTCCTCTACCTCGACCGGCTCACCGCCGAGCGCAAGAAGTCCGCCCTGCGCGAGGCGCGGGACAAAGACTGGTTCTGGAAGCGCTAGGCAGGCAGGAAGAGCCGCAGCTTGGCGCCGTCCTCGACGGCTCGTTCCGTCCGCAGGCCGGCCCGGGCCGCCGTGCGGGGCAGGACGTCGTCGCCGGTCAGGCAGTCCGCCGACAGCTCCGTGATGCCCTGGGTCTCCGCGAGGACCGCGAGCCGAGCCAGCAGTGCCGTGCCGATGCCCTGCTGCTGCCAGTCGTCCTCCACCAGCAGGGAGATCTCGGCGGTCCCCGACGCGGCCGGGATGAGCTGGGCCAGGCCGATCACCTCGCGGCCGAACACCGCCAGCACGCTGGTTCCGCGCGGGGGCACCAGCAGCCGGTGCAGCCAGCGGCGCGGGACCGTCCGCACGCCCGAGTGGTAGCGCCGGAAGAGCGTCGCCATCGAGCAGCGGCGGTGCAGGTCGGCCACCGCGTCGGCGTCGCCGGGGACGCCTTTGCGCAGGACGATCGCGGCGCCGTCGGGGCGGTCGAGCACGACCGGGCCGGACGCGTTCCGGGCCGCCGCCGTGAGCAGCGCCACCAGCGCTCCGGCGCGGGTCAGCTCCAGCTGCACGAACGGCGCCCAACGACGGCGCGCCACCAGCGCGCGGTCGCCGGCCAGCGCGAACACCGCCCGGTGCCCGCTCTCGGTGCGAGCCGGGTTCGCCTCGGTGGCGGGGACCAGCGTGACGACGTCCGCGGCGAGGACGTCCTTCAGCACTTCGGCGAGGCGGCCCGGGTCGTCGACGGCGCGGCGGGCCGCCAGCAGCGTCGACGCGGACGGGTCGACCAGCTCGCGGACGTCGGCGTCGATGATCGCGGTGCATTCGCAGCCCTCGGCGCGGATGGCTTCGACCAGGCGCCGCCGGGGCAGGCCGGTCGCGGGGCGCAGCACGATCTCGTCGAGCACGCCGCCGGGCACCGGCAGCACGCTCAGGCCGAGGATGTTGCACTCCAGGTCGGCGAGCCGGATGGCGAGGCGGGCCAGGGTGCCCGGGTGGTCGTGCATCCGGACCCGCACCCGCCACGCCGACGCGCCGGCGGGCTCCTCGACGGCGGCCGTCCGATCCGGCTGGGGCAACGCTCTGGAGGTCTCCATGCCCCCACGGTCCCCGGTGGTTGTTGCCGCCCCAGGACGCCGGTGTTTCGCGCAGGTCAGCGTTCGACGCCACCCGGCAACCCCGGCGAAACACTCGCCAGCCAGGACCGCAGCTCGGTCGCCAGCGCGACCGGGGCGTCCAGCTGGACCAGGTGGCCGGCGTCGCGGATCGGGGTGAACTTCGCGCCGGGGATGCCCGCGGCGAGCCGCTCGCCGATGTCGATCGGGATCCACGTGTCTTCGGTGCCCCACAGGACGTGCACGGGCACGTCGACCCGGCTCAGCCGCTTGTCGTTCTCGGCCAGGTAGCTCTCGTCGTACGCCGCGATCTGGCGGTAGAGCGCCGGCTGGCCCTCGTCGCCGAGCCACGGGGCGGCGAGCTCGTCGACGTCGGCTTCCCGCAGCCCGCGGTGGCTCGCGTTGGCGACGTAGGCCCGGACCAGCGCCTCGTGGATGTACGCCGGCACCCGCGCGAGCACGTCGGGGTGCTCCTTGACGAGCTGGAAGAACGGCGAGCCCGACGGCGGGATCACCACGGCGTCGGCCAGCAGCAGCGACGCGTAGGGCACGCCGTGGAACAGGTGGGCGCGCAGCGAGACCGCGCCGCCGTAGTCGTGGGCGACGACGTGCGGCCGGTCGAGCTCCCAGTGCGCGAGCAGCGCTTGGAACGCTTCGGCTTGGACGTCGAAGCCGACCGGGTGGCCCGCGTCCTTCGAAGACCGGCCGTAGCCGGGCATGTCCCAGAGGTAGACGGTGAAGTCGCTGCTCAGCGCCTCGGCGAAGGGCCGCCACAGCCACGACGACCACGGCGTGCCGTGGCAGAACACCACCGGGGCCCGGAGCCGGCGCTGTCCCAGGCGATCCGGCGCCCCTGCCAGTCGAAGGTCTCCATGCCCTCCAAGCTAGGTCAGCGCGGGGTGAGCACGCAGAACTCGTTGCCCTCCGGATCGGTCAGCACCCGCCACGGCAGCGCCGGGCCGCCCAGGTCCGCCGGCGCCGCACCGGCCGCGACGACCTCCGTCACCGCCGCGGCGTGGTCCGCGCCCGCCGGCGGCGCGACGTCGAGGTGGACCCGGTTCTTGCCGCGCTTGACGTCGCCGGTGCGGAGGAACTCCAGCCACGGCCCGCGTTCCGACGGCGCGCGCAGCCCGACCAGGACGTCACCTTCGCGGGATTGGACCGGCCACCCCGTGATCCCCGTCCAGAACGCCGCCAGCTGCTCCGGATCGTGGGCGTCAACCACGATCGACGCCACCGCGTCAGTGCCGGTGTAGCGCTCCCGCGGCTCGAGGACGCAGAACTCGTTGCCTTCCGGATCCGCCAGCACGACCCACGGCACCGCGCCCTGGCCGAGGTCGACCCGGTCACCGCCGAGCTCGAGGGCCCGGGCCACCAGCTCGGCCTGGTGCTCGGGGGTCCGGCTCGCCAGGTCCAGGTGGATCCGGTTCTTCACCACCTTGGGGTCCGGGACCGGGACGAAGACGAGGTCCAGGTCCCAGCCGTCGGTTTCCGGGGCGCGCACGTCGACTTCGCCGAGCTCTTCGGCGACGGCACGCCAGCCGAGCAGCGCGGCCCAGAAGTCCGCCAGGACCTCCGGCCGCGCCGCGTCGATCACCAGGTTCACCAGGCGTGTGTTCATGCGGCGCAGGCTAACCGCCACCCCCGACAGTTCCGGTTCGGCTTCCCCACCGGCCGGTTCATCGGGTCGCGAGCCGCAGCAGCGCCCAGAGCTGGGCCGCCTGGTCGTGCACGCCGCGCACGGTCACCGAGGTCAGGGACGCGCGGCCCCAGAGCCACAGGTAGACCTGCGCGGGCTTCGCCGTGACGACGTCGTCCGCGGCCTCGGCCTCCTCGGCCGAACAGCGCCAGGCCTCGGTGATTTCGGGTCCGGCGCGCGCGATCCAGCTGTGCGCGCCGGTGCGCACGCCGACCGAACCCGCTTTCGTGCCGGTGAGCCCGAGCATCGGCAGCTTCTGGCCGAACCACAGGGTGAGCGCCTCGTCGATGCCGTCGATCGCCAGGTCGTCGGCCACGCCACGCGGCTCGGAGCCCGCCGCCTGTTCGACGTCGACGCGGTGGATCAGCGTCTCGTGCAGCATCCGGCGCCGCCAGAACCCGTAGGTCGGGTCCGCCGGCCACCAGGTGTCGGCGCGCTCGTCAGGCTCGTGGGCGGCGAGCTCGTCGAGCAGCTCGGCCAGGCCCGTCTCGAGGAACTCGTGCAGCGGCTGGCCGGGTTCGGGATCGCGCGGCCAGTCTTCGGGGCTGCGGCCCTCCGCGAGCCGGCGCCGGACCATCCGGTAGAGGCTCCCGACGTGCCGCGCCACCTCGCCGATCGACCAGCCGGGGCAGGCGGGCACCGGCGCTTCGAGCGGAGCGGCGTGCACGGCCTCGGCGAGCACGCGGCCTTCGATCCCCAGCGCCGTGAGCAGCCGCCCCTGGTCGACCGGGCCGTGCTCACGCGACATGGGCTTCCCCGCTGATCGGCAGGCCGTGCACCAGCCGGCGGACGAGCTCCAGGAACAGCCCGGCCACGCGCACCAGCTGCGCGGCCGACTCCCCGGTGACCTTGCCGGTGATCCCGGCCTGCGCGGCGGCGCGAGTCGCGGAGTTGCCCGCGAAGAACGCGGACCACTCGCGCAGCTCGGGCGCGACGGAGTCGAGCAGGACCCAGCTGCTGGCCGGCCGAGCCCGCCCCCGATGCGGCCGCCCCCGAGCCTCGAGCACGGCGGCAGCCCCACGCAGAGCGGCGAGGTAGGCCCCGATGAACCGCTCGGCGGCGGTGGTCTCCCGCTCGGCCTCGGCCAGCCCACGCCGAGCTTGCGCAAGGAGAGCGGCCGCGGCGGGCGGGGCCGGCGGGCGGAGGGACATGGGCAGCTGGGACTGATCGGAACCGGCGGCCGGACTCAGCGCCACGGCCTGCGGCCGGGCGGCGCTGGTCGCCGGCGGGTTCGCGGCAGGCGGGCGGAGGGGCATCGGCAAGCCAGCGACGGCCGCGGGCGGAGCCTCGGCCGAGCCAGCGTTGGTGGCGGCCGGTCGCGGGGTGTCGGCCGACGGGGCCGGCTGCGGCAAGTCAGCAATCGTGGCGGCCGGGTGAGGGACATCGGCGGGGGCAGCCACCACGGGCGGGTCAGCAGCGGTGGCCGGCTGCGGGGCGTCGGCCACGGCAGCTGCAACCGGCACGTCAGCGGTCGCGCCAGCCGAGCGCGGGGCGTCGGCCGACCGCGACGACTCCACCGCCGCCGGAGCAGCCGCAGTCGCAGCCACCTGCTCCGACGGGGGCGGTGTCATCGGCAGCTCGGGCTGGCCCAGCTCCGCGGCCGAAACCGGCGGGGTCGGGCGAGGGCGGCGGGGGCGGCCGTGGTGGGTGCCGGCCGCCGCCGGGGTTACCGGGGGGCGCAGCGACATGGGCAGCTGGGGCTGCCCGGGGTCCGTGGGGGACACGACCTTGACGGACATGGCGACCCTCCTCCTGCGCGGCGTGAGCTCGATCCGGTACCCGGCGCCGAGACGCTTCCCCCGTCCCGGGGCCGGGCACCTGACCGGTGCGCGCTCACCAGATGTCGAACGTCTGTTCGAACAATTTCCAGAGTAACCCCCGACCGGGCATCCGCTCAACCCCAGGGGTGGAATCCCCCGGGACACCAGGTCGGCGGCGTGATCTCATAGGCCCATGAGTTCGCTGGACCACCCCGCCGTCGCCAAGGTGGCGGCCGCGCTGGCCGAAGCCGGGCAGCACACCGCCGCCGAAGGCATCCGCGTCCTGGCCGCCGAGGTGCGGACCGCCGCCCAGGCGGCCGAAGCACTCGGTGTGCCCGTCGGCGCCATCGCCAACAGCCTCATCTTCCGCCTGGGGTCCGACAAAAACGCGCTCCTCGCGCTGACCTCCGGTGCCCACCGCGCGGATCCGGCCACCCTCGCGCGGCTGGCCGGCGGCGAAATCGGCAAGGCCGACGCCGACTTCGTGCGGGCGCACACCGGGCAGCCGATCGGCGGCGTCGCCCCCGTCGGGCACCCGCGGCCGCTGCCGACGCTGGTGGACACCGCGCTGCGCGCCCACGACGTCGTGTGGGCCGCCGCCGGGCACCCCAAGACCGTCTACCCCACCACGTTCGCGGACCTCGTGGCGTTGACCGGGGGCACCCCCGGCGCGCTCAGCGGCGCGGAGGAAGATGGATCGCTGTGACCGCGATGCCCGCCGGCTGCTCCCGCTACGTCCAGCTCTCGACGGACGAGTTCCGCGCACGCCTGCCCGAAGCGCTCGACATCTACGTGCGGGCGATGCGCTACCCGGCGGGCACCGCCGAACAACGGGCGCCGATGTGGCTCACCCACGCGCTGCGCGAGGGCTGGCGCTGCATGGCCGCGCTCGACGCCGACGACGTCCTGCTCGGGCTGGCCTACGGCTACCGCGGCCGGGCCGGGCAGTGGTGGCACGAGCAGGTGCGCCACGGCCTGAGCCGCCGGTTCGGGCCCGCCGAGGCCGACCGCTGGCTGGCCGACTACTTCGAGCTGACCGAGATCCACGTCAAGCCGGAGAACCAGGGGCACCAGATCGGCGAGGACCTGCTGCGCGCCCTCCTCGACGGCGTGCCGAGCGCGAACGTGCTGCTCTCCACGCCGGAGGGCACCAGCCGGGCGTGGAAGCTCTACCGCCGGACCGGGTTCGTCGACGTCCTGCGCGACTACCACTTCGCCGGTGACCCGCGGCCGTTCGCGATCCTCGGGCGGGCGCTGCCCCTCGAGGATCGCCGAGGGGCAGCGCCGGAGGTTCACCGCGGTTCGGGCCGCCAGTAGCCGACCACCAGCGCGGCGACCAGCACGGCCGCGCCGCACCACGCCGTGCCGCTCAGCCGTTCCCCGAGCAGCACCGCGGACAGCACGGCCGCCGTCAACGGCTCCAGCACCGCCGACAGCGCGCCCAGCACCGGGTGCGCGCCGGTCAGGCCGCGCAGGTACGCGGTGTAGGCGAGCGCGGTCGGGACGACGCCGAGGTAGCAGGCCACCAGGAGGACGTCCGCGTGCAGCGGCAGCGCCATCCCGGTCCAGCTCACGACCGGCGTGAGCAGCAGACCGCCGGCCAGGCCGCCGAACGCCGTCGTGGGCAGTGGCTCGAGGCCCTCGACCGGCTTCGCGGTGAGCAGCGTCAACGCCGCGAAGCCCGCCGCGGCCAGCAGCGCGAAGCCGAGGCCGCCGAGCGTGGCCACCGCGTCGGGTGACCAGCGGAGCAGCACCAGGCCGGCGAGCGTGCCCGCCACGGACACCAGCGTCCAGCCGCGGGGTTTCCGCGTACCGGCGAGGGTGACCACGACGGGCGCGGCGCCGATCGTGGTCATGGTCGCGATGCTGACCGAGCTCAGCGATACCGCGGCGAAGTAGCTCGCTTGGAACAGCGCGAACAGCCCGCCGACGGCGAGAACGCGGTTGACCGCGCCGGCCGTCCGCGGGAAGGTGCCGCCCTTCACCAGGACGAACAGGGTGGCGACCCCGCCGCCGACGAGCAGCCGGTAAGCGGCGACGGCGAGCGGGTGGAGGCCAGCGAGGTCGCCGAGCAGCGAACCGGCGAGGCCGCCGGTGCCCCAGAGGACACCGGCGAGGACGAGCGCGGCCGAGGAACGGGCGCGCGTGGGTACAGACACCAAGGGAAACGCTCCTGCGTCGAAGGAAAGGGAGATCGACGACGCGGGGCGGTGCGCAAGACGAAGCGGCCGCGGGCGCTCAGGCCACGCGGCGAGGGACCACCCCGCTCAGGCGCGGGGCGGTGGGGTGACGAGGAAGATCCGGTGCACGGGGCGAACCTAACGGGGAAAAACGAAGCGGGGCCACCGGTTTTCCGGTGACCCCGCCCGCGAACGCTCAGTCCAGCTTCGCCAGCTGCTCCCGCAGCGTGTCCAGCCCCATCCCGCCCAGCTTCAGCGCCTCCGTGTGGAAGCGCTTGATGTCGAACGACGCGCCCGCGCGGGCCTGTGCCTCGGCGCGCGCGGCCAGCCAGAGGCGCTCGCCGATCTTGTACGCCGGGGCCTGGCCCGGCCAGCCCAGGTAGCGGTCGATCTCGTCGCGGAGGTGGGCTTCGTCGGTGATCGTGCGGGTGAGCATGAACTCCAGGCCCAGCTCCGGCGTCCACCGCGAACCCTCGTGGAAGCCCGTGCCCGCGGGGATGACCAGCTCGAGGTGCATGCCCAGGTCGACGATCACCCGGGCGGCGCGGAAGAGCTGCTCCGAAAGCATGCCCAGCAGGTCGCCGTCGTCGGACAGGTAGCCCAGTTCCTCCATCAGGCGCTCCGCGTACAGGGCCCAGCCCTCCGCGTGGCCCGACGTGAACGCCATCAGGCGCTGGTACTTGTTCAGCGACGCCGACTGGTCGACCGCCGTCGCGATCTGGAGGTGGTGGCCCGGGGCGCCCTCGTGGTAGACGGTGCTCGTCTCGCGCCACGTGCTGAACTCGTCGCGGCCGGCCGGCAGGGACCACCACATGCGGCCCGGGCGGCCGAAGTCCTCGCTCGGGCCCGTGTAGTACGCGCCGACGCCGCCGCCCGGCGGGGCGATCTTGCACTCCAGCGCCATCACGCGGTCGGAGATCTCGAAGTGCTTGCCGCGCAACGACTCCAGGGCGCCGTCGGACAGGCGCTGCATCCACGCCTCGAACTCCGGGCGGCCCTTGACGCGGTACCGCGGGTCGGCGTCCAGGATCGCCGCGGCTTCCTTCGGGGTCGCGCCGGCCTTGACGCGGTTCGCGACCGCGCGCATTTCCGCTTCGATGCGGGAAAACTCCGCCCAGCCCCATTCGTAGGCTTCGCGCAGGTCGAGCGCGGCGCCGACGAAGAACCGCGACCACAGGCGGTAGGCGTCCTCGCCGGCGGCGTCCTTGACCGGGGCCTTCGGCGCCAGCTCGGCGCGCAGGAACCCGGCGAACTCGGCGAACGCCTCGTCGGCGGCACGCGCGCCGTGCGCGAGGTCGGACTTCAGCGCTTCGCCCTGCGAAGACGCGCCGTCGACGAGCGAGGCGAAGAACCCCTTCGCGTCCTTCAGCCCGGCCCACGTCTCGCACTGCTCCGCCACCTTCGAGACCTGCCGCAGCGCCGCGACGTGCCCCGCGTCGGCGCCCGAGAGGAGGCCGCTCCGGACGCCGGCCAGCGCCTTCGGGACCTCGCCGATGCGGGCGGCGACGACCGACCAGTCCTGCTCCGACTCCAGCGGCATCAGGTCGAACACCATCCGCAGCTCCTGGACGGGGCTGGAGATGACGTTCAGGCTCGCCACGTCGAGGCCGGCTTCGTGGATCTCCAGCTCGAGGCCGACGCGTTCGGTGAACACCGCCTGCGCCGCCCGTTCCGCGGGGTCGCGCGGCTGGGCGGCCGCTACGGCGGCGTGGGCTCGCGCCGCCAGTGCGGCACGCTCGGCGAAGCCGTCCGCGGAGTAGTCGGTCAGCCGGTGGTCGTGACCGGCGATGCCGTAGGACGTCGCCGCGACCGGGTCCGCGGCCGCGTAGTCGTCGACGTAGCGGTCGCAGATGCCGTTCACGTCGTCGGAAGCAGTGGAAACCATGAGCCGCACCGTACCGGGCCACACCGACCCGGTGGTACGTACTTAAGCACGGGCCGGGACGAGCCCCAGCCGGGCGATGACCTCGCGCGTCGCCTTCGAGCGGTTGAACGTGTAGAAGTGCAGGTTCGGCACGCCTTCCGCGATCAGCTTCTCGCACAGCTCGGTGATGACGTCGATGCCCGCGGCGCGGAACGCCTTCGGGTCGTCCGCCAGCGGCTCCAGCCGGTCGAGCAGCTTCCGCGGCGCGGGCGCGCCGGACAGCTTGATCGTCGTCTGCAGGGTCCGCATCGTCGTGAGCGGCATGACGCCGGGCAGCACCGGGACGTCGCAGCCGGTCGCGGCCACCCGGTCGCGCAGCCGCAGGAAGTCCTCGGCGTCGTGGAACAGCTGCGCGATCGCGAAGTCCGCGCCCGCGCGCAGCTTGCGGACCAGGTACTTGGTGTCGGTGTCGAGGTCGGGCGAGCGGGGGTGGCCGTAGGTCGACGCCGAGACGCCGACGCAGAAGTCGCCCAGCTCGCGGACGAGCTGCACCAGCTCTTCGGCGTAGGTCAGCCCCTCGGGGTGCGGGATCCAGTCGCCGTAGACGTCGCCCGGCGGGTCGCCGCGCAGCGCGAGGATGTTGCGGACGCCGACCGAGGCGTACCAGCCGATGACGTTGCGCAGCTCGGCGACGGAGTGGTTGACCGCGGTCAGGTGGGCCATCGGCACCAGCGTCGTCTCGGTCGCGACGCGGGCGATGCTGCGGATCGTGCCGTCGCGGCTGGAGCCACCCGCGCCGTAGGTGATCGACATGTAGGCCGGGTCGTACGGCTCGAGCTCCCGGACCGCCTTCCACAGGACGGCCTCGTCCGCCGCGTCCCGGGGCGGGAAGAACTCGATGGAGAACTTCGGCCCGTCTCCGCGCAACCGCTCGATCACCGACGTCATGCCTGCATGTTAAGGGTCCGCGCCCGCCATGCGGGAGCCCCCGTCCGCGTCGCGAGACTGCGGTTCGACTCACATTCGAGGCGCTATGGCCGACTAAACTGGCGGCGTGCGGGAAGAGGATGCCGGCTGGGACGAGGACGTGCGCCTCGCGGTCTACCACGCTTTCGCCGAGCACGGCCGGGCGCCGACCGCGCCGGAGCTGGCCGACGCGGCGGGTGGCTCACTGGCCGTCGCCAAGCAGGCGCTGCACCGCCTCGCCGACGCCCACCACCTGGTGCTCGACGACTACGAGCACGTCGTGCTGGCGCACCCGTTCGCCGCGCGGCCGCTCGGGTTCTCCGTGATGGGCGCGCACACGCTGTGGTGGGGCGGCTGCGCGTGGGACTCCTTCGCCATCCCGCACCTGGTCGAAGCCGAGCCGGAAGTGCTGGTCGCGACGCGCTGCCCGGGCTGCGGCCAGCCGCACGCGCTGGTGGTGGACCGGGCCGGGCCGCCGGAGGGCGCGCAGGTGGCGCACTTCCTGGTGCCCGCCGCGCGGATGTGGGACGACGTCCTGCACACGTGCGCGAACCAGCGGCTGTTCTGCTGCGAGTCCTGTGTGGACGCCTGGCTC includes the following:
- a CDS encoding methylenetetrahydrofolate reductase, yielding MTSVIERLRGDGPKFSIEFFPPRDAADEAVLWKAVRELEPYDPAYMSITYGAGGSSRDGTIRSIARVATETTLVPMAHLTAVNHSVAELRNVIGWYASVGVRNILALRGDPPGDVYGDWIPHPEGLTYAEELVQLVRELGDFCVGVSASTYGHPRSPDLDTDTKYLVRKLRAGADFAIAQLFHDAEDFLRLRDRVAATGCDVPVLPGVMPLTTMRTLQTTIKLSGAPAPRKLLDRLEPLADDPKAFRAAGIDVITELCEKLIAEGVPNLHFYTFNRSKATREVIARLGLVPARA
- the merB gene encoding organomercurial lyase, which translates into the protein MREEDAGWDEDVRLAVYHAFAEHGRAPTAPELADAAGGSLAVAKQALHRLADAHHLVLDDYEHVVLAHPFAARPLGFSVMGAHTLWWGGCAWDSFAIPHLVEAEPEVLVATRCPGCGQPHALVVDRAGPPEGAQVAHFLVPAARMWDDVLHTCANQRLFCCESCVDAWLAETGRPKGCVLDLVTLWRLARGWYEGRLERGYRRREPDSAIAYFAEAGLTGSFWAATAGV